CtacatagtgcactatgtgccattcaccatatagaaactagtaaatgtgtgaaaaaaTGACCCATTTCAGCCATAGCATCAGTGTCTGtttatagtgtaggagggggtgggacttcagattctagagagcatttgattggacagaagatttgatgagaagctgaagtccacggtgatgtcatgaaaatccatgATCCATTTTAGCAGAAGTGAGAGACTAAGATTTGAATGCGAATCATGTCAttagccgcgtttccactgtcacttccggggcttgatcgtgCCTCTTCGGTGCCAAAGGCACGGGTTTTCTGGCCCGCCGAAAACCTTGGTCTGAAGGTTTTACAGGCGATACATatcgatattgaacgcgatattgcgtggcttatcagtgatctacggctctgtctattaaatgccgctccatttgaaagcaggtgatggcgatttagcggtaatcagggaaccggctttactgaagaaatgtgcgtgacaaaagcattcgatacatcgcccagccctaatgacTGGCTAACATCATTGCCTGTAAGATATATAACAAGCTGCTGATTACTGAATATATCTTGATGAATAAATTACAGATATGCATAAGTAATGAACTTGAGTACTTGCTCTTAAACCAGACAGTTAAGACAGTTTTCCATCACAGAGGACCACTTTAAGGCTTTACCATGGTAACAGCAGATTCTGTGGGTGGAGTTCTGAGGAAGCAGCATTGCTTTACAGAATGGCAAATGACCAATGACTCACAGCAAGCCCCTACTCCCAGTGTTTCTGTCAATCAGAGCGTATGTGCGTTAGGTTGTGTTCTCACCCAGGTCATTGTTTTTTGTGATTGCAGCAGCGGCGCGGGATCTGGGACCCTGCTGGGTGAACTGGTACCCAAACTTCACGATGCTCGTATTCTGCTCCAGCATCTTGGCGATCTCCATCTCCGCCGACGTACCGAGCTGCTGCCGCTGAGAGCAAACATCACACACATCGGAAACATCTCTATTAGATGTGCTTATGTAAGCCCACACACAGACATTTCACTATGAGTAACATAGTAACACTATGTAGGTGTTCATTTTGTATACTGTCTGAAAATAGCAAggttttaacacattttaacgTATCTAGTACCCAGACCAGTGCTGAATTATATACAGATGCAACCTATATTCATCACTAAATAACTGAAATCAGACCCATTTATGCAGTGGCTTACTACATTAAAtcctgttttattttcataactACAGAAACATTTTAGATTGCtgtcaaaactattttttttcccacaaatTACTTCCATTAAATAGTCAATGTTACAGGCAAGAACAATTaaccaaaaacatgaaaaatataaatttactgctttgtcattaataataataataataattgatttacttttattttattgggTTTAGGGAGCATGATTAGTTTGCGTAATAAGCATAAAGGTATACAGTAGGTATATTATGATGTAGCCATTTTTGCAGGAAATTCAATCTCAAAATATTGAATACTAACaattttaacaacattttttttttttcaagattctttagaacaaagttcaaaatagaaatattttgtgacaatgtaaatgtatttaatgtcacttgatcaatttaatgcatccttgctgaataaaagtattaatcttgttcaaaaaaaaaaaaaaaaaaaaaaaaaaaaaaaagtatgccaTAAAGTTGACTGGAAGAGCCACATTGAAGATGctgtaaaatatacaaaagatgcaaaaacacacaacagtAAATCGCACTTCAATTGATTTCTATATGAATGTGGCAAGTTTCTCTGCACTGGTAGCACCTGTCTGTGACAGTCTGCAGAGTAGAAAATGGCTTGCTGGTTTAGAAAAGCAAGTGGTCCATGTGGCGGTACCTGATCTTAATTTCTCCCCAGTCAttgataaaacaaacaaacaaaaaaaaaatgaactcaaCCGAAAATGGAGGTATAAACCCTTAATCACACCTTCAAAGTGAATTGGATTAAACAATTCCTTAAAAAACCGACATCTATTTGAAATATTACACCTCACTTTATCTTTTCACAGGTTTGTAGTCTTCAATTCCTTTTGCTCTACGACTACAGCATTACCAAAATGCCCTTAGAACTGTCTAATTTTCAAACAGATGCTTCTTTCTTggaatttaatttataaacacaatCTCTCTCCAAACAGGTGTTTTATTTGGAATAATAAGCACATTATGTATAAatcaaaatctttattttttaaaaactggttTTGTAATAACATAGTTTTTGTTAGCCAACTTTTAAACCATGAAGGGCTTATGTTAACTTATTCTGAATTTCTTTGTAAATATAATATTCCAGTCACTCCGAAAGATTATGCTGTGGTCATGGATGCTGTTCCCTCTGGTCTAAAAATGCTTCTTAAAAATACCTGTCCTCAACTCTCTCTATCCTTGTTGGATCTTGCTGATACTGAAGTTGGTCGGTtttgtttctctctttcctcTGTTAAGAATAATAATCGTTACATTCGGGCTTTGTTTCAAAGGGATATTGTCTCCAGTTCTGCTATGGTCTCATTTTGGAATGGTTATGTGGATGGTCTGTTGTAGAGTAAAATCTGGAAACTAtttaatcacaaataaaatcaaagaaatttctttaaaacttatttataaatattaccCTTGTAAATACTATCTtgtaaacagatttaattttgatattgaaatattttgtacatttcgTGGTTTACATGTTGAAACATTATATCATTTATTTTGGAGTTGTCCTTATTTAGTTAGTTTTTGGTCAGATTTCTGTTCTTTTATTAAGGCTCACATCATGCCCAGCTTTGAACTgtgctttaaaaatgttttatttgttttttctccaATAACAAATGTTATCATAAGGAATATTATTTATCTGCTTAAATTTAGCATTCATAAATCTAAATTTGGGGGAAAATAAgcctttgtttttaattttaaaattagaaatcaaacaataccaaaatacaatgttttgtttaaaaaaataagaaagctGTACAATGTGCTTctatttgtaaacattttcatattatttaacttttatttctattttttaaatttgtctggtttattttatgtatttgttttatgattGTTTATTGAAGTTTATTTAATGTACCCCCCTGACTGTAATTGTAATTCGTtagaacaataaacaaaaaataaatgataaaattttaaaaaatgtggcGGTACCTGGTTGTCGATCTTGATCTCTGAGAGCGTGTCATTGTCCCGCAGAGCTTCTACCAGGGCCTGAACTCCTGCACCGGTGATGAAATTAGACTCCAGATTCAAACTCCTTAGCGTCTTATTCTCTCGTAGCATGTCTGAGAAGGCCTGCAGTGaacagagaaacacacacaagaGAACCGCATGATTACCTTAGTGTTCGTCTTAACCAGCTGCAAATTGCCATTGATCACTTGGTTTATATTCTTGTTGATAATGCTGGATGGTTTGTATATTAcgaataaaacatgttttgattGAATGCGATTGTCACTTCAAGAAGTGAAGAATTACTTGACACTTGAATCCTTACAACAAAAGGAATAACCttgtaaatattatttagaGTTCAATATATTTAAAGCTGGTTATACAACAGTTTTTCCAAGGTTTAAAAAGTGCTGCCTATTAGGCTTGCTGCGATAGTGTGTCACTTGCCCACCGTGGCACCTCCCCCCACCgtcatttagatttttttatagtaataaaaatcatttagttcagttagagaacagacactacaattaaaaactgaacacatctgctCAATGCAGCCTGAGCCGAAAAAGAGTTGCAGCAAAGATCagcagcaggagtcagatttGATTTATCACGAGAGTGAGGAGCTGACTGACAAGACGATGGCGGAAGATTTGGTTTCAAAGCGGAAGGTAAAAGTGCCTATTtggcaatattttgagtttaaaGTTTAAACCCATTGCTAATAGGGAACCTGCAAAACGTTAGCTGTgatttaatagttgtgtttttcattaaaaataataatgaacccAACATTCAAGCGATTGCTGCCCCCGAATTGCCGCTAATTGCACACGCTCACATGGGCATTCATAACGGTGCATGTAGTCTGTGTACATTGGTGTGGAGTGAGTGAAGCAAATTGAAAAACGCCTGATTAGCCATTTAAAAGCGAGGTGCAAAAGAGCTCTATCCCCCACCCACGCCCCAGTATGATACCAGTATCACCAGTGTTGTCACACGTCGATTAACCGGTGGGAAAATTCTCACCATCACATCCCTACTgtctatttaaaattaattgtgaGGTGCTAAAAAACAACATCAGTCGTTTAGTTTGGAAAACACACTTAACACACACGacatgtactgtactgtacatggAAGAGTCAATTCACTGTTTCAAGGTCCATGACTCAAGAGATTCATTGGAGGGAGGCAGATTCCTAAAGGCAGCATTTGTCCAATCTCAACCCAGAACACACAAACATCTCAAGAGAATGAATGATGTCCCTAACCACGGCGACAGGGTCATTGCTCCTGGTGGCAGCCAGACTGAACTTCTTCACATGAGTGTTCCTCTCCATGGCTTTGGCAAACTCCTTGAGAGTCGGGATTGGAATGTTCTGGAACAAAAGAGAAAGGAAACACCAAAAACAGGTTTGTTGATGACAATTAAATGTTGACTCTTGTATGTCACTAAACTCTTCATCATGGTCTTCAGATTATATGACAAACTCTCTATTTTCTGGGTTTGGAATCAATGAGAGCCATTTTAGGTCATGTGAATTTATATAATCAAATAACATGCATTCCAGATAACTAAAATGACTAGCCATAATTtaatcattaaaatgtaaaaaatggtGGATTGGGAGCTGTTAAGAAATAGTTATTTATTCTAGTTCtggtttgtgtgtctgtgtattgTATAGTAATTTAATAGCTAATAtttaaaggatttttagaaGACTTTAAGCAGCTAAAACAAATGGgttttatagttaataaagtgcAACAGCCCAAAATTTAGAGACCACTataaatgtttgcatttttcaCAAATTAAATTATCAGCATAACAATTTGAGTGAAAAGTTGAGAATGATTTAAGTGTCTCATAGAATTCTCAGCATAATTTGAGAATGTTTAATGGAGCATCTTGTCCTTTAGTGGAAACAAGAAAATCAAGTTGTCTGTACAAAGGAGTCACATGACTAATTTAATTAGTGACCTGGAAATGATGCACATTGcacaatattattaataaaaaaaaacaaaaaaaaaacaaaaaaaaaaaagtttaattccaatcttaatttacttatttaatcCCAGATTGTCAATGTGGTATCAGATGTTTGGACTAAAGTGTATTTGGTAGTATTTTGCTGGcaatataaaaattattgtaATGCAATTTTTATTTAACCATTAAATTTCATATGGTTTGTGTGTAAGGGGGGCACATTTGTCCTTACCTTTATGTTGTTGAGATTAACTTCGGTGAGTGAGGAATCATTGGACTTTATCCGCTGTAGAGTTTCCTCCACGTTTGTAGGGTTTGGTGGTTCATCGAAAACTGGCTTTACCTTTTCTCCTTTAATAACATCTATGACACATACACAAAATCAACAAATGAGCTTTCACTaggtatgtttacatgcattAATTTACATCAATCCAAATGAATCCAATCCAATTCCAGATTCTGAAAGTTCCGTTTATTTGGAGCCGTTGCCGTTTTTGGCCTGATGACATATCTACAGGTCTTTTCCAATGACCAGTTCGTAAGGTGCAAGATGTAAATAAACAGGTATGTAAAAACGTGCATCACGGCACTGCACAGGTGTGCAAGGTATTTTGGAATCTGATTCAGAAAATAGATTAAAGTGTTTACATGCCATTACACTACCCtttcaaacaagaacaaatagcctaaattaatacaatataacaaagatagaaatgaaataaacagtgctttaagttggtcaggtaggtctaacagtagtattcaTGTAAGAAACACTacctacagaaattgaataaagtaatcaaataacACTGCATTGCCTTGTataaatccttattaaagctactaaagttactCACTCAAGAgaagtgagtgattttctctttgtcttttgttgtttgtatTAACATTATGGattcagacagcagcaggtttaggctactgtcactttaagaactcATGCAGAATGCAAATTCAATTTTCTCCCAACTGTTTcacttaaagtgttagttcacccaaaaatgaaaattctgtcatttattactcaccctcatgccgttccacacccgcaagaccttcgttaatctttggaacacaaattaagatattttagttgaaatccgatggctcagtgaggcctgcatagccagcaatgacatttccactcaagatccataaaggtactaaaaacatatttaaatcagttcatgtgagtacagtggttcaatattaatattataaagcgacgagaatattttttgtgcgccaaaaaaaaaccaaaataacgacttataaagtgatggccgatttcaaaacactgcttcaggaagcttcggagcataaatgaatcagtgtatcgaatctgctgttcggagcgccaaagtcacatgatttcagccgttggcagtttgacacgtgatccgaatcatgattcgatacactgattcaaaacgctccaatgcttcctgaagcattgctttgaaatcggccatcaccatataagtcgttattttttatatttttttttttggtgcaccaaaaatattctcgttgctttataatattaatattgaaccactgtactcacatgaaccgatttaaatatgtttttagtacctttatggatcttgagagaggaaatgtcatgcaggcctcatggagccatcggatttcaactaatatatcttaatttgtgttccgaagattaacgaaggtcttacgggtgtggaatggcatgagggtgagtaataaatgacagaattttcatttttgggtgaactaaccctttaagaataacTAACTGTTTAAATGAATACTTGCCAAAGCAGGCAGtgtgatattttttgtgtgtatttgtcctTTCCTTGCCATCAAATGTGAAATTTATACATAtgtctgtttttctctttctcacaGATGTTGaccttttttaaatgttttatcagACATGCAGCAAGTGTATGTTACTAACCCGCTGGTAAGATTagtacattaccattcaaataTGCACATCCAACCTCCAAACCATGAAGAGATTCATTGTGACTGAATctcttcccaaatcgtccctcCCTAATATTTTCGTCTCATACTTATTAATTGACAAAAAAGTCAACATGAATATGATCTGCTGAAAGATGACATCAACTTAGAATAAACTCACTGTTATAACCGTCTTTACAGGTGCCGTCATAAGTCTGCGTGCTCGTCACCAGTGTGTTCACTCCAAGAATAGCTAGACAACACAACATAAaactattattacaatatacACAAACAACAAGTACTTGAAAGAGCGCATGATAggattaaaatattataacatgATATAAGGTATAGTAATTAGCAgcgcatttaaaaaaaaatgctctttAACACGTATTTTACAACAATTTTTCATGTTATTATGCATGTTACTGCATGAAGCCACTTTCACATTCCTGTTTTTCAGCACAGCTGCACAAAAAACTTCAGCACATGAAAAGAATAAAGCGTATCAGGTTTATAATGAAGCATGCAGTGAGGGAAACCAGCCAGGGAGCTAAAAGAGGCTGTTTattagagagagaaaaaggaTGTTTGCCGTTTTATTCTGGAGTTGTGATGGATGCACTGTGGGCGTTCAGACCCACAGAGGAAAAATTATTGCAGAGAGAGTGATGGAAAACCACTAGGACAATAGACAACACAAAGCTGTTTATTCTGGCTGTTCATTAGAGCAATAAAACTAATCCTAGTGATATTAGCGTTCGCTTGTTGATCTCCCATTATCCCTCTTTTTGTGAGTCTCTGTAGCTGTTTTTACCTGCCAGGTCATGCAGTTCTGTGTCAGTAGCGCTAG
The Megalobrama amblycephala isolate DHTTF-2021 linkage group LG19, ASM1881202v1, whole genome shotgun sequence DNA segment above includes these coding regions:
- the tmod2 gene encoding tropomodulin-2, with the translated sequence MALPFKKDLEKYKEIDEDEILDKLSEEELKQLESALDEIDPENALLPAGLRQKDQTTKTATGPFNRDKLLQYLEKEAMDHKDREDFIPFTGEKKGKVWIPKQKPIELRQEEVTTLDPELEEALSSATDTELHDLAAILGVNTLVTSTQTYDGTCKDGYNNVIKGEKVKPVFDEPPNPTNVEETLQRIKSNDSSLTEVNLNNIKNIPIPTLKEFAKAMERNTHVKKFSLAATRSNDPVAVAFSDMLRENKTLRSLNLESNFITGAGVQALVEALRDNDTLSEIKIDNQRQQLGTSAEMEIAKMLEQNTSIVKFGYQFTQQGPRSRAAAAITKNNDLVRQRRVERDV